The following coding sequences lie in one Listeria ivanovii subsp. londoniensis genomic window:
- a CDS encoding NifU family protein: MEEISYAEVDKALKKFRPFLVRDGGDYELVEVTPDGTVKIKLLGACETCPSSDMTLKMGIELTLSEKIIGFKEVVQVF, from the coding sequence ATGGAAGAAATTAGTTATGCCGAAGTTGATAAAGCTTTAAAAAAATTCCGTCCCTTCCTAGTCCGTGATGGCGGCGATTATGAACTTGTGGAAGTAACTCCAGACGGCACAGTGAAAATCAAGTTACTTGGCGCCTGCGAAACCTGTCCAAGTTCTGATATGACTTTAAAGATGGGAATTGAGCTAACTTTATCTGAAAAAATTATTGGATTCAAAGAAGTAGTACAAGTTTTTTAA